In Aegilops tauschii subsp. strangulata cultivar AL8/78 chromosome 3, Aet v6.0, whole genome shotgun sequence, one genomic interval encodes:
- the LOC109748314 gene encoding chlorophyllide a oxygenase, chloroplastic, whose product MTTVASLSLVPHLLIKPSFRCLSRKGVGRYGGIKVYAVLRDDSADYLKDNHHWEALFHVDDPGPRVPIEKGQYLEAKQALDVVRFDIQYCDWRARQDLLTIMVLHNKVVEVLNPLARDFKSVGNLRKDLDGLQEELAKAHNQLYLSESRVSSALDKLAQMETVVNERLLSDGSAFANTADCASLDPSTSLDTTTSTSSTVRVGAKKPKRRSLNISGPVKPYSANLKNFWYPVAFSSDLKDDTMVPIDCFEEQWVIFRGKDKRPGCVQNTCAHRACPLDLGSVNEGRITCPYHGWEYSTDGKCEKMPSTKMLNVRIRALPCFEQEGMVWIWPGDDTPTPTIPSLLPPSGFTIHAEIVMELPVEHGLLLDNLLDLAHAPFTHTSTFAKGWSVPSFVKFLTPTSGLQGYWDPYPIDMEFRPPCMVLSTIGISKPGKLEGKSTQQCATHLHQLHVCLPSSTNKTRLLYRMSLDFAPWMKHMPFMHLLWSHFAEKVLNEDLRLVLGQQDRMNNGANVWNWPVSYDKLGIRYRLWRDAVERGVDRLPFSNEIESGS is encoded by the exons ATGACCACAGTCGCCTCGCTCTCCCTGGTGCCGCACCTGCTCATCAAGCCCTCCTTCCGCTGCCTCTCCCGAAAG GGAGTTGGCAGGTATGGTGGAATCAAGGTGTACGCGGTGCTCCGGGATGACAGTGCCGACTACCTGAAGGATAACCACCACTGGGAGGCTCTGTTCCATGTCGATGACCCCGGCCCGAGGGTTCCGATCGAGAAGGGCCAGTACCTGGAGGCCAAGCAGGCGCTCGACGTCGTCCGCTTCGACATCCAGTACTGTGACTGGAGGGCCCGGCAGGACCTGCTCACCATCATGGTGCTTCACAACAAG GTGGTGGAGGTTCTTAACCCTTTAGCGAGGGACTTCAAGTCAGTCGGGAACCTGAGGAAAGACCTCGACGGGCTACAGGAGGAACTGGCAAAGGCTCACAACCAG CTTTATTTATCGGAATCCAGAGTGTCGTCGGCCCTCGATAAGCTAGCGCAAATGGAGACGGTGGTCAATGAGAGGTTGTTGTCGGATGGGAGCGCTTTCGCAAACACGGCCGATTGCGCTTCTCTTGACCCGAGTACTTCTCTTGATACAACTACGAGCACTTCCTCTACGGTCCGAGTCGGAGCTAAAAAACCGAAGCGCCGCAGTCTCAACATTTCTGGCCCTGTGAAGCCTTACAGTGCCAATCTGAAGAACTTCTGGTACCCGGTGGCTTTCTCCAGTGACCTCAAGGATGACACAATG GTGCCCATAGATTGTTTCGAGGAGCAGTGGGTAATATTCCGCGGAAAAGATAAAAGGCCTGGATGTGTGCAGAATACATGTGCTCACAGAGCTTGTCCTCTTGATCTTGGTTCAGTGAATGAGGGTAGAATCACTTGCCCTTACCATG GGTGGGAGTATTCGACTGACGGAAAGTGCGAGAAAATGCCATCAACGAAGATGCTCAACGTGCGCATCCGGGCATTGCCGTGCTTCGAGCAAGAAGGAATGGTCTGGATCTGGCCCGGCGATGACACGCCCACACCCACCATCCCTTCTCTGCTGCCCCCTTCAGGGTTTACAATCCATGCAGAG ATTGTGATGGAGCTACCGGTGGAGCATGGACTTCTTTTGGACAATCTACTAGACCTTGCTCATGCCCCTTTTACTCATACATCCACCTTTGCTAAGGGCTGGAGTGTTCCAAG CTTTGTGAAGTTCTTGACACCTACATCTGGGCTCCAAGGGTACTGGGATCCTTATCCCATCGATATGGAGTTCCGACCGCCCTGCATGGTCTTGTCAACAATTGGCATCTCCAAGCCTGGAAAGCTAGAAGGGAAGAGCACCCAGCAATGTGCAACGCATCTCCACCAGCTCCATGTATGCTTGCCCTCATCGACGAATAAAACCAGGCTGTTGTACCGGATGTCTCTCGACTTCGCACCCTGGATGAAGCACATGCCTTTCATGCACCTGTTGTGGTCACATTTCGCTGAGAAG GTCTTGAATGAGGATCTGCGGCTTGTGCTCGGCCAACAAGACCGAATGAACAATGGAGCTAACGTTTGGAACTGGCCAGTGTCGTATGACAAGCTCGGCATCCGGTATCGGCTATGGAGGGATGCAGTCGAGAGGGGTGTCGATCGGTTACCATTCAGCAACGAAATTGAGAGTGGATCATAG